Genomic DNA from Candidatus Koribacter versatilis Ellin345:
GCTCGGGCTCGTCAGGAACGAGTTGATGATCTTGGCGACATCGGCTGCACCCTTCTGGATGTTGTTGAGCGGATGCTCGTCAACGCCCGTCTGGCTGCCGCGTTCGATGAAGATCACCTCTGGTAGCGTGCTCGGGTTCTGGATGTCGGTGTAATAGTGGCTGATGTTGTAGACGTTGTTCTGATATGCGTTCCAGTCGGAGAAGCTCGCGAGATACACGGAATTGTCCTGGTAGTAATAACGCCAGGTAATTCCGTGCTGCGAGAGGTCCCGGAAGATCGTCGGCTGCGTCCATCCGCCGCTGGGCGGCACATCTTGCGGGCGAATGTGTCCGAAGGAAGTCGCCGTGAAGAGGTACATGCGGTTCGGGATGGTGTCAGACAAAATCGGCGTATGCCAGGTATCGCTGGTGGCATACTGCGTTGCGAGTTCGTAGTAATACGGCAAGTCGGTCTGGTCGTAGTAGCCCATGATGCGCGTGCCCTGGGGATCAATGGACGAAGGCAGTGAGCCTTCCACTTTCATGAAGTAGTCCATCTTGCCGGCATGCCACGAGTAGTGGCTCTCGTTCCAGGCTGGAGTCATGTTGTCCGTGCATACCGTCTGGTAATGGAACGGACTCACGTTGCCTGTGCCTTTGTAATCGGATAGAGACGCGTTCAACGGCACGCCATTAAAGGTGCCGCCGTAACCTAGCTTCGTGCGGTAAGCGCCCATCATGCCGAAGTAGCTATCGAAGGAGCGGTTCTCTTCGACCATGAAGATGATGTGCTTCACGTCGTTGATGGTGCCGGCTCCCGCGGTCGAGACATTGATGTTCTCGGTGGATTTAAAGACTGCGCCGGTGGAATCCTGCGCCTGGACGGTGAGCCGGTGCGCGCCATTCGCCATCGTGACGTTGGTGTTCAGCGTCTTGGCGACAATTTCATAGACCTTCACGCCATCCACGTAGATCTGGAGCGCCTTGACGGCGTTGCTATCGGTAACTCCCGCCTGGACGTTCACAGGAGAAGAGACGGTGGCGTTCGGAGCTGGTGTGCAGATGGTGACGGTCTGGTTCTGCGTGTTGAGCGTGCACAACGCGAAGAGATTGGCAGAGCCCAGGAGAATCGAGAGGAAACAAGCGGCCTGGAAACAGCTACGGAGCCGACCGGGAAAATGCATATGGGTGCCCTTTAAGCGACTTTCAACTGCTCTGGTTTAGATGCAAGCAGGATGCCAGCGCGCTTCCCCGCGTACCTTAGACGAAAGCGCCTAAGCTGCTGAATTGCTTGCGTCGCAAATGTCAATTTTTGGGCGGAGCGTCCCTAGGTATTGGCGAGAGTCCGCCAACGCCAGAAAACGGTACTGAAGTGCCAACATCCGCTACTCTCGATGGCATCGGCGGGCGGGGTGATAATGGAAGCGCCGATGCCCAGTATTTCCGCCATTTCCGAGCAGGTTCGTCGTCTCGCGCGCGAACATGGGTTCGATCTCGCGGGCATTGCCGGAGTCGGACCGTATCCAGAGTCTGAGGTGTTCGAACCTTGGATAGCAGAAGAGCGGCACGGCGAGATGTCGTATCTCGCATCGCGAAACGATGCCGGAGCACTGAAGCGCGCAGAGTTGAAGAATGCCGCGCCTTGGGCCCGCTCAGTAGTGGTCTGTGCCATGAACTACAACTCGAGCGCTCCCTACTCAACCCATGCCGGCAGCAATCGTGAGGGGTGGATTGCGCGCTATGCACAGGGCGAAGTGGATTATCACGATGTGTTATTGCCGAGATTGAGAACACTGGAAGCGGCCATCGCGGCGCTCGCCCCGAATGAGGAACCATTCCGGTCGTGGTGCTACGTGGATACCGGACCCGTGATAGAACGCGTCTTCGCAAAATATGCGGGAATCGGTTGGATCGGCAAGAACACCTGCATCCTGAATGAACAGCTCGGGTCGTGGCTGTTCCTCGGCGTGATTCTTACCAACCTCGCGCTCGAGCCAGATCTTCCAGCCACAGATCGCTGTGGATCCTGTACCCGATGCCTGGATGCTTGTCCGACGAATGCGTTCGTTGGGCCTCATCAGCTCGATGCCACGAAGTGCATCTCGTATCTGACGATTGAGAAGCGCGGTCCGATCCCGGAAGAGCTTCGAACAGGAATCGGAAGGCACCTGTTTGGGTGCGACATTTGCCAGGATGTCTGCCCCTGGAACCGAAAAGCACCGGTGGGGACAGTCCCGGAATTTCAGCCGAAAGAGGAACGCGTGAATCCGCCGTTAAGGGAACTCGCCGAGATGGACGTTGATCAGTACCGCGAATTCGTACAGAAGTCGCCGATCAAGCGGACCAAATGGGTGGGCTTCCGCCGCAATCTTGCTGTCGCTATCGGCAACAACGGAGATCTGGAGTTACTGGCAACCGCGGAGAAACTGGCTGCGGATGAGGACCCGTTGGTGGCCGAGCATGGTCGGTGGGCGGTCGAGCAACTCAGGAAGATTTTCTAGTCTGTGGGTAGAAAGTACGATGTCGCTCCGAAACCGGCACCGCTAACTGCTTTCGTTTCAGCAACTCTGTTTGGCACTTGCAGTGCTAGGAGATGAGTAACGCTTTCTGTAGCCGCACCCATTGAGATGGGCTCGAGGATTGCCAGGCGAGAAACCGTAATCCTGGAGCTCAACGGCCTTCCGGTTCCCCCACCGGAGGGCCTCATATTTTCTTGGGCAAAATTCAGCCCTCCGCGCACGGAGGGCTGACCATCCGAAAGCAATTAGCAATTACGCACGGACGACGTTTGCTGCCTGGAAGCCCTTGGGGCCTTTCAGCAGGTCGAACTCTACGGTTTCGCCCTCATTGAGGGTGCGATAGCCGTTTTCCTGGATCGCGGAAAAGTGCACAAAGACGTCTTCGCCGGTGGAGCGCTGAATGAATCCATAGCCCTTGGCGCCGTTGAACCACTTAACAGTTCCCTTCTCTCTCACAACAGACTCCTTTCGCCTCTCAGTGAATCAGAACGGATTGGCTATCGCCGCTCGCCCAAGGCACAAACGAACGGGCTCCCGAGTTCTACGCAAGCGCATCCGCGCATCATGCGTAGAACTCCGGAGCCCCTTCCTCCCTGCACTGCAGACCGCTCGACACGAATACGTCCAACCCAAATCCAAAACGCGTAGGCTGGAAAAAACAGCTCTTCCGCCTATCAGGAGGGCATGATGTCAGGGTTTTACATAGGTTTGCAAGGACTTATGTTGCTCATAAGACACTCGATAGCACCATTTTGGGACAGGAATTTTCTCCACGCTCACTAAGGGTTTGTCCCGAAATTCAATTCCAGCCGC
This window encodes:
- a CDS encoding alkaline phosphatase family protein yields the protein MHFPGRLRSCFQAACFLSILLGSANLFALCTLNTQNQTVTICTPAPNATVSSPVNVQAGVTDSNAVKALQIYVDGVKVYEIVAKTLNTNVTMANGAHRLTVQAQDSTGAVFKSTENINVSTAGAGTINDVKHIIFMVEENRSFDSYFGMMGAYRTKLGYGGTFNGVPLNASLSDYKGTGNVSPFHYQTVCTDNMTPAWNESHYSWHAGKMDYFMKVEGSLPSSIDPQGTRIMGYYDQTDLPYYYELATQYATSDTWHTPILSDTIPNRMYLFTATSFGHIRPQDVPPSGGWTQPTIFRDLSQHGITWRYYYQDNSVYLASFSDWNAYQNNVYNISHYYTDIQNPSTLPEVIFIERGSQTGVDEHPLNNIQKGAADVAKIINSFLTSPSYSSSVFILTYDDPGGLYDHVPPFSEPAPDSIPPMVRSTDIKGDFLESGFRVPLIVVSPWTKPHYVSHVNRDYTAMLKFIEKRFGLPALTKRDAAQDDMTEMFNFATPQIPTPPAMPTQPTSGVCNKNLEKAPGY
- the queG gene encoding tRNA epoxyqueuosine(34) reductase QueG, whose product is MPSISAISEQVRRLAREHGFDLAGIAGVGPYPESEVFEPWIAEERHGEMSYLASRNDAGALKRAELKNAAPWARSVVVCAMNYNSSAPYSTHAGSNREGWIARYAQGEVDYHDVLLPRLRTLEAAIAALAPNEEPFRSWCYVDTGPVIERVFAKYAGIGWIGKNTCILNEQLGSWLFLGVILTNLALEPDLPATDRCGSCTRCLDACPTNAFVGPHQLDATKCISYLTIEKRGPIPEELRTGIGRHLFGCDICQDVCPWNRKAPVGTVPEFQPKEERVNPPLRELAEMDVDQYREFVQKSPIKRTKWVGFRRNLAVAIGNNGDLELLATAEKLAADEDPLVAEHGRWAVEQLRKIF
- a CDS encoding cold-shock protein, with the protein product MREKGTVKWFNGAKGYGFIQRSTGEDVFVHFSAIQENGYRTLNEGETVEFDLLKGPKGFQAANVVRA